Below is a genomic region from Telmatobacter sp. DSM 110680.
AGTCATTCCTGCCTGTGTGTGTTTTATACATGGCCTGATTGATGAATGTATATGTATATGTATATATTTTTCAATCACTTAGTATAAACGGATAAACACAGAGAGTGGTGACTCCATGACTCCATGACTCCACGTGACTCCACGGTTTTCAGTTTTCAACACACCGGAAGGGCCTTTTGTATTCGAGGGAGTTAAACGCAATGAAGTTAAGTATAAGACCCGAGTCACAGAAGCTGCGGCTTGAGGTGCGGACAGATGGGGGCGGTGCAAAGTTGACACAGGGATAAGTCCTTTGTTTTAGCCCCCCTCTGAAACGAATGTAACAGACGTAAGTCCTTTGTATTTGATGGTGGTTGCACCGTCGTCCTATAGGGGGAGGATGACGACGACGCTGCCGTCTATATGACCACCATGACCGCCGTTGGAGAATTTCATTACATTCATTCTCCTCCGTAACGGTTTTGGATTTGTGCCCTGAATAAAGCCGGACCTGTTAGACAGAAAGGACGTAAGCAATGGGAGCCAAAGTAACTTTATCCACACCAATTGACCCGGAAATATCAGAGCAGTTGGACCAGTTCTGTGAAGAGATTAATCGTTCTCGGGCTGAGGTGATGCGCGGGCTGCTTTGTGCGCTGCTTGTTGAGGGCAAGCAGTTCATCTTTGATGGGTGGCGCGAACGGGTGAACGGCATTAGACACCATGTCCCGGATGGCGTCGGCAAGGTGGTAGGTTAGGGCAAAGGCAGAGGAATAGGGAGTCGGAAAGAGCAGTCATTCCTGCCCTGTGTGTGTTCTATATGGGCTGATGTATGAATGTGTATGTGTATGTGTAATATTTTCAATAACTTAGTGTATACGGGCTAACACACACACACGACTATTTTGACTCACTTGACTCACTTAAACCAAAGAGAGTGTGGTCCTTTGGTTGATTGACGCTGTGCCAACGTGGTGTGGAACTCTAACAGAATCAAAAGGGTACGGGGGTCAAAATGTCTAAGGGCAAGCCCCTGAAGCCCTCCGCAGATCAGAACCTTACATAGATTGTTTATTCTGTGAAAATGTAAACTGTTACATTTTACTGAGTAAATTCGATAGTTTGTATCGTGTCCCTCGCAAGCGAAAGAACACACATAACTTACATGCGTTGCGCATCAGAACGCCAAGGAACGGGGCACGACAGTGGAAACTAGACTCCTATATGACCGGAAAGAGGCTGCCCGGCAGCTCTCCATTTCCGTCCGGTCGTTGGTTTACCTCATCGCGGGCAAGCAGCATGAGATGCGGCGCTATTTCTTTCTTCGCGAGGTAGGCACGTCCCAAGTCCCCGTTACTAGCGCGTCCAATCGGTCTTGCCGCCCCTTCACCCAACGCGCATAGTGCTTCTCCGTGGTCTTGATTGACTCGTGCCCAAGCAGCTTACTGACTTCCTCCATGGGCACTCCCTTCTGTAAAAGGTCAACGGCAAACGTGTCACGTAGCCTGTGGCTGACCATGTGGCCCGAGCGAACACCGGCAGCTTCAAACAGAGGGCGGACGTACCGGCTGCCCCACATGATTACTTGACTCCGCCCTTTGCTCTTCCCTGTCCAAAAAATGTACCCAGGATTCGCTGACGGGACCTCAAGCACCTCTTTGGCAACATCCGGCGGAATCGGCACGGACACATGCGTCCCTGTTTTCTGCCGAGCGGTCACCACGCGGTAAATGCCGCCCCGCTTTTCCTGAATAATGTCCGCCTTACGGATCTTCACCGCGTCCTGAATCGCAAGCCCGCTCCATCGCATGAGTTGAATCAGCGCCCGCAATCTCTGCTTGGTCTCCGTGCTCAGCAATCGGGTGACGCCCTTCACGTCAAACCGCGCGGGCCTCACGGAGTCAATCGTGCGAAGAATTTTGGCATACTCCGCGTCAGTCAACGGGAGTGTGGGAGGCTCATTTGCTTCAACCTTGGGCACGGCGGGGATGCGGTCCAACCAACGGCACTCAAAGCAATAGCGCAAGAAGCTACGGAGGCGCTCACGCACTGAGGCCCGCGTGTTGCTGGAGGGGTAGTGCTCTTCCCACGTTGAAGCGTACCCCGTGAGCAGCTCTCGCGTGATGCGTGTGACGGTGAAGGCATTTTCTCCTTCGCAATACACCTGAAAGCGGCCTAGCTCACTTCTATACCGAGCAACCACACCGTCAGACACGCCCCGCACCTTCTTGTCCGTGATGAATAGGTCAATGGCCTCGGTAACGGTGCGGACATTGTCTTCCGGTCTTTGCTCCGGTATGCGTCCGGCTAATTGGTCTTGGAGCTGCCGTTTGATTTCCTCTGCTTCCTCCCAAGAACGTGTCCCGGCCTTGCGGCGGTATTGGGTGCCGTTCTGAGTCCAGCGGAAATGTTTACGGCAATTGCAGCGACGGGAAAACTCATCCCCAGAATACTTGCACGGGTTCCCTTTGGCGTCGTTGCCGTGCCGGACAAAGATAGTGATGATGGACGTGCTCATTCTTTGTGCCTCTTTGGATTACGGACACACGATAGCACAGAATTAGCACAAAACTCAGTGACAAAGAAAAATCCCCGCTGTTTATGCGGGGATTCTTCCTCGGTAAACTGTTGGGATTGGACTAAGGCCATCGCGCTGAAAGCGATTGCCAGGGCCCGGCGGTTGAAACTGCCGCTGGGGCTTACTTGGGGCTTGGGGCGCGATGCCCTAGGCCTCAGTCACCTCACGTAAAAAACTACTCGAACAGTCATTTTGCATAGGCTGGATCAACCTCCTTTCCCGTGTAGCCTCAAACTAAATCAACGGGCGCAAGCCGTCAAGCCGACGATGATCGGGAAATTCCATCAGCGTCGGCGAGCACAATAGGAGATTCGTTTGTGGTTACTGAGGGGTGTTGGCCTTCTGCGTTGCGTTTGCAGCTTTGTTCTCCTGCTCCATCGCCTTGGCGCTTTCCTTGTCCGCTTTGGCACTGTGCTTCTCGGCATCAGCATGTGCGCGCGCTGACTTCTCTTCCTGCTTCTGACGCCGCCTCTGCTCCTTCAACTCCCGCTTGGTCAACGGTATTGGGGCATCGAGCGACTGGTCGTGCATAGGAGCCGGCGTCACCATGTCCTGATCGTGCTTCGGAACAGGGGCTGCAGAATCCTGCGTGGTAGTCGTAGTAGTGGTAGTTTGGGAACCGGGCTGAGGTGGAGGCGTATTGGTCGGGGTCTGTTGCGCGATGGCTACTGTGGAGAAGGCCGCCAGGCCGAGTAAAGCGAGCCGTTGA
It encodes:
- a CDS encoding tyrosine-type recombinase/integrase — encoded protein: MSTSIITIFVRHGNDAKGNPCKYSGDEFSRRCNCRKHFRWTQNGTQYRRKAGTRSWEEAEEIKRQLQDQLAGRIPEQRPEDNVRTVTEAIDLFITDKKVRGVSDGVVARYRSELGRFQVYCEGENAFTVTRITRELLTGYASTWEEHYPSSNTRASVRERLRSFLRYCFECRWLDRIPAVPKVEANEPPTLPLTDAEYAKILRTIDSVRPARFDVKGVTRLLSTETKQRLRALIQLMRWSGLAIQDAVKIRKADIIQEKRGGIYRVVTARQKTGTHVSVPIPPDVAKEVLEVPSANPGYIFWTGKSKGRSQVIMWGSRYVRPLFEAAGVRSGHMVSHRLRDTFAVDLLQKGVPMEEVSKLLGHESIKTTEKHYARWVKGRQDRLDALVTGTWDVPTSRRKK